CAAGACTAACCCTGCGTAACAGGGTGAGTTTATCAGCCTGCGGAGCTGGTTGTAAGCCCTCTTCTTCCAGTTTGGTATTAATATAGAAGTCGATATCCGCGGAAGTATCCTTAGGCTTCTCAGGAGGAATATAGGCCCAATGTTCTCCCCATTGCGCACCTTCCTCTACCCAGCGGGTCAGGATCTCAATCTCTTCCTTTTTGAGGGGAGCCGATTTATAAGGCATTCTTTCTTTGGGATCCTTGCTGTGCAGGCGGCGAATAAATTCACTGCGTTTGGCACTGCCGGGGATAATGGCAGGATGCCCGCTTTTAGTATTGCCCAAAGCTTCCTCCCGGAATAGCACACTAAAGCCACCATTTTGCTTTACACCACCATGGCAACTGATACAATGTTTATTAAGGATGGGTTTTACCTCTGTGCTAAAGTCAACGGGCTTGCGTTTCCCGCAACCAATGGTCAATATTCCAGCAACCAGCACAACACAGATGCCGGACAATATTCGGAACGTGGTAGAGTAATGCATAAAGTAAAATAGACGTGCTTATCGTATACTTCTCTCAAAGTACAAAAAAGCCGATACGTTTACAATCCCCACGATAAGATCATCCATCAAATCATAAAATTATCCATCACATTTAACATCTTTTCAATTACATAATGAATATTCATACTTTATCCCAACAAATATATCTTTCACCTGGTCTGTGTTTGTTATTGTTGTTATACATTTAACAGATAACAATCAGATCCTTTGATCAACCATAAAAAGAGGCCGTTTCAGATCCGTTCTGGAACGGTTTTTTATTTACACTTGTATATCTTAGATAGGCTTCACATAGGGTCGACATAGGCTATTCCTTTTACACTTGTATACACAAAAAAGCCCTCTGGTATCAGAGGGCCCGGGTTTCAGTTTACTCAAGTTTTCTAGATCGGGGGTTAGGTTACTCAAAAAGTATATAGTATTCAATGAGTTATATCTCTTTGCCTATGTTTCATAAAAAAGAGGGTGAAAGAATTCACCCTCCGGTATATGCATACATTAGACATGAGACTTATTTGGATCCGGTACTACAACACATATCAACCCAATAATTAAAACAATCCATTTATGATTCCCGGAGTAATGATTCAGAAAAATTAACAAATGCGGCCCAATAGAAGGCTGCAAGGTGATTTTGGTGCTTTGGGGCTGGACGATGAAAGGCCGGCCTGCGCGAAAATGTTTATAATATACATAAGAGTGCTTTTCTGATTTCCAAGGGTGAATCAAAAAAGAAAAAAAATATGGAACTCCGCTTCACCCTCTCCGGATGGATTTAGACTCTTCAATTTGTAAGTCTACAAACAGAGTTATGGAACCAATCGCCAAGAGACTAAAAAGTTTTTTACAGTTCAAGGGACTCACTACAACTGCCTTCACCAGGACCCTTGAGTACAATAGTTGTGAAAAAGTAGCCCGCTTGTTCCGGGTGCCGGGAGCAAAGCCCAGTGTGGATATACTGGAAGATATCGGGAAACATTTTGAAGAGCTGAATCTGCGATGGCTGATCACCGGTCATGGTGAAATGCTGTGCGGAAACCTGCAGCAACCGGTTGCAATTCCGGAAACAGACAGGCCTGCTACCAAAATGGAAACGCATGATCCACAATTACTTTTCCTTCAAACCGCTAATACGGATGATGAATATGTGCATCGTCAGCCCTTTCCTGCTTTCCTCCTGAAAGGCCAGGAAGAAATAGATACGATCTGATCAAAGACCAACTGTGATTTCCTTAAAAAAAATACAAAAGGGCTGCCTAAACAGGCGGCCCTTTTTCCTAACATCTACTTTTGATATATCGCTTTTATCAAAAAATGCTTAATTATATCCTTTGTTCTGTTCAATATTCCCAATACGCACATCTTCATTGGGGATAGGTAATAATTCATGTTTATTAGCCTTATAACCTAAAGCCCCCAGTTCTGCTTCTGCTTTCCCCCAACGCACAAGGTCCATATAACGGAAACCCTCAAACGCCAGTTCCAGGAAACGTTCATTGACTATCGCATTGAACAATGCATCGCCGGTAGCAGTGATCTCACCCAGCCCTGCACGTACCCTCACCTTCTTCAGTTCTTCCCTTGCACGGCCTTCATTACCAGCTCTGTAATAAGCCTCGGCGGCCATGAGTAAAACATCCGCATAACGGATCAGGCGGATATTATTCCCATAGTTCAGATCAGGTACAGCACCGCCCTCTGAACTGGTCTGCCCTTCAAAAGATCCATATTTACGCTGGAAGAACCCTTCATAATCCCAGGCCGTTGGAGCCGTCCAGGCACCACCGTTAGCCACAAGTTCACCAACAGACATTACGGTGTTCTGCCTTCTTTTCACATCTCCTGCTGCCACGTAAGCATTGTACAATTTGGGTTTGGGTAAATTAAAGCCCCAGCCTGCCTGTAAGGAATCATTCGGTGCTTTGGTATAAAAATCACTGCGGGGTCCCTGCAGTTGCACATGGATATTGCTTTCTATCAGGCGGAAAGTAGCCCAGGGGAAATTGCCCCAGTCAAATCCTTTGCGGGAAGAGAACGGTACTTCAAAAACACTTTCTATACCAAACTCTCCGGCATTGGAAAATACTTTCGCAAAATCTGCTTCCAGGTCGTATTCATGAGAAGTGATCACATCATTAAAAGCAGCGGCAGCTTCCGGCCATTTTTGCTGATAGAGGTACACCTTACCCAATAAAGCCTGCGCAGCTCCTTTGCTCACCCTGAAACGTTCACTGGCAGGGTAAGCAGATTTAACTGGCAGTAGAGGGATTGCTTCTTTCAGGTCTTTTTCCATCTGTGCGTACACCTCTGCTTTTTTAGCACGGGGTATTTTGCTGTATTCCGCAGAAGTAAGGTCCTTGAGGATTAAGGGTACATCTCCCCATAAGCCTACGAGATCAAAATAGAAATGTGCACGTAACACTTTACTCTCTGCAATGAGGCGTTTTTGCAGATCGGTTTCCCCTTTCACACGGTTGATCACCTGGTTGCAACGGTAAGCACCAAAGTAACAAACCCGCCATGTCCATAACACAGCTTCGTTCTGTGATTCAAAGGTGAAATTATCCAATGCCTGGTAAGAAGGCTGGTCAGCAGGACCGCTGCCCCCGGCATTGCTTTCATCTGAAGGGAAAGTTTTCACCAGCAATATGCTGGCCCATCCCCAGTTATAATCTGCTTGCAGGAAATCATACGCGGCAAATGTAGCAGCCTGGGCATCTGCATCTGTTGCGTAGAATTCCTGGTCCGGAGACCGGCCCGGTATTTCCTGGTCCAGGAAACTTTTTGCACATCCACTGCCTAAGAACAAGGCAGTGAGGCTAAGGAATGTATATCGGATAATTGAATGCTTCATTGTACTGGGTTTGCTGGTTAGAAACTAAATGAAAGGCCCACCAATGCGGTACGGGGAATAGGATATACTCCTCTGTCTATCCCTAAGCTGTTATTATCTTCACTACCTGCTTCAGGGTCCATTCCTTTGTATTTGGTGAATGTGAAGTAATTATCCAGCGAAGCATAGATCCTGGCATTGCGGATCTTTGCGCGTTTCAGTAAGGATGCCGGCAAAGTATACCCTAACTGTAACTGACGGATACGGGTATACGAACCATCGAATAACATGAAGTCGCTGTTATATACAAACTCGCTGCTGGTATTGGGAGCAAACCATGTATTGGTACTACCCTCACCTGTCCACCTGTCCGTATAGAAGAAAGCAGGACGGTTACCGGTTGGCCTGTCTACCCGGTTGAAGCCCATCAGCACTTCATTTCCGATCTGGCCCTGCACAAATACCAGCAGGTCAAATCCTTTGAAGGCAAGATTTACACGGCCACCAAAGATCACATCCGGATGCGGGCTGCCAATATTGGTATGATCACTGTTAGAGATCACGCCGTCACCATCTGTATCTACAATAATAGGATCGCCGGGTTTAGGGTTCACCGTCATAGTTGTCTTTGCGAGATAATCATCCACCTGTTTCTGGTTCTGGAAAATACCGGCTGTTTTATACCCGCGGAAGTACCAGATCGGTAATCCCTTTTCAAACCAGGAAGCCGTCCAACCCACACCAACACCAGATCCTGCAATACGGTCCACGAACTCATTGGAGCTGGTCACCTCATTTTTAATCGTGGTCATGTTAGCACCGATCTCATATGTGAAGGCATTTTTCTGATCGTTGCGGTAACTTAGTTCCAGTTCAATACCCTTGTTAGAAACTGTACCACCATTCACAATGCGGAGTACGTTCCCTACAACGTTAGGTGCGCTGCCCGGGGTAAGCAAACCTCTTGTGATCTTATTATAATAGTCGACAGTAAAGCTCAGGCGGTTATCGAAGAAGCCCATATCTGCTCCCACATCAAACTGTTCACTGGCTTCCCATTTCAGGTGCCTGTTCTCCAGGTTGGCAGGTTCTGCACCTACAAAGAAATTATCGTTCACATCCGGATAGCTGATATTCTGTGTAGTGATCAATGCCTGCCAGTCTCCAATATTGATATTGGCAATACTACCATTCCTGCCCCAGCTGGCTCTCAGCTTCAGATAGTTCAGCGGGATATTGGGGAAGAAAGCTTCGTTGGAAACAATCCATCCTGCAGATACGGAAGGGAAAGTACCCCATGTATTCTCAGGTGGTAAAAGAGAAGAGCCATCCCTTCTAAGGGTAGCATTGAAAAGATATTTGCCTTTATAATCATACAGCAAACGGCCATAGTAAGAAACCATGGTAGTAGATGTTTGTGTACCTGCAATACGGTCCTGGTCATCCGGCATGAAATCAGGATAACTGAAGTTGTCTCTTTCCTTGAACATACCGGAAGCAGTACCTTCCAAACGATCGTAACCACGCTTCAGGGAACTCATACCAGCCATCACGGTGAAATCATGCTGACCAACTTTTTTATTATAGGTCAGGTAGTTTTCCCACTGCCAATTGTACCAGTTCTCATTCTTGTCAAAAGAACCGGGCACTGTATTCATTCTTTCAGCAGAGAACCAGAAAGTGGGATGCCAGCCATGGTTGCGAAGGAATGCCGCATCCAATCCAAAGCGGGAAGTAAGCTTTAATCCTTTCATGAGTTCCGCTTCTGCATACAAACTACCTACTATCTTATGCTGCGCAGTACCGTCCCTGGTAATAGCCATTTGTGCCAATGGGTTACCTGCTTCTCCAAACACGTAATCAGACACACCATAGTAACGGCCATTGGGATCTTTCACCAGGTTAAAACCAGCGTTCAATGCATTCTGCGCTCTTGTGCTCAATGGCCCTGTAAATACAGTAGGCATGAGGGGGTCCAGCAGAATAGCATTACTGATCACCGAACCAAATTCATCATCTTCCGTTACACCATTTCTTTTATGGTAAGCATAGGAAAGACGATTGCCCACTGTTAACCAGGGTTTTACTTTGTGATCTGTATTGATCCTTACAGTGTAACGATCAAAACGTGCACGGTCACCACCAATTACACCATCCTGCCGGAACAAGGTTCCGCCAATGAGGTAAGAGGATTTTTCAGAACCTCCGCTGATGGTGAGTGCATGTCTTTGTAATGGAGCTGTTTGTGCAATTTCTTCAAACCACTCTGTACCTGTTTTCCCTTTCCAGGCTGCCGGATCAGGAATGGTGCCGGGCGTTCCGGCATCTTTTACGTACTGGGTGTATTGCTCCGCATTCATCATCTTCATCGGGTTCTTAATGGATTGCCGGCCGTACTGCATGCTGTAATCAACTCTGGTGGACCCGTCTTTTGGTCCTGATTTTGTGGTGATGATCACTACACCGTTTGCTCCTTCCGCTCCATAGATAGCTGCGGAAGCTGCGTCCTTCAAAACCTCCATGGAAGCTATTTCAGAAGGATCGAGGTATTCAATGCCACCGGCACGCATACCATCAATAATATACAAGGGTTCTGAAGAACCATTGGAACCTGTACCACGGATCCGTACCCGCATGCCGCTTCCGGGAGAACCGGAAACCGGTAATACGGTTACACCTGCTGTACGTCCCTGTAATGCCTGTTCAATTCTGCTGGAAGAAACAGAAGCAATATCTGCTGCTCTTACAGAAGAAATGGCACCGGTCACCAGGCTTTTGCGTTGTGTACCATAACCCACTACCACTACTTCATTCAGTGCGCGGTTGCTTACATCCAGGGTTACATCAATGGAACGGTCTCCGGCAACAACCACTTCTTTCCCTTCGTACCCCAGCAGGGAAAATACCAGTGTTTTACCCGTGGAAACATCCAGCGAATATTTACCTTCTCCATCAGCCTGGGCGCCCCGCGTTTCCCCTTTGATCTGAACGGATACACCGGGTAATGGTGTTCCATTCTCTCCATCTGTAATGCGGCCGGTCACTTTCACTTTACGTACCGTGTCTGCTGCTACGCCTGTGATCATCATGGCAGAAGCGCCATTGAGTTTCATCATGGGCATAGTGTTCGTAGACTCATCGCCGTTAGTGTCCTGTTTTGCGGGGCCGGATGACTTTGGGCGGGGAGCTTTATCTTCTGGTAACGGAACGATGGCCCAGGTATTGGGCTGAACAGATTGGGCCTGCAAACCATGCGGCGTCAGCAGGGCTTTGAGCATCTCTTCTACATTGTTGAATCCTTCCGTAGAAAAATTCACTTTTACATTGGGTAACTTTTTTGCTTCATACAGCAGATCAATTTTGTACTCCTTGTGGATCTCTTTTAGCAACTGTACCAGTGTTTTCTCCCTGGCTTTTTCAGACGTGGGTTGCTGCCAGAATTCTGGTTGGCGGATAACAGCCAGTTCCTGCCAGGGGCCTGCTACAGACCAGCTCGAAGTGGCTGTTGATACC
This DNA window, taken from Chitinophaga niabensis, encodes the following:
- a CDS encoding SusC/RagA family TonB-linked outer membrane protein, with translation MKAKLLLRSALLVAVSTATSSWSVAGPWQELAVIRQPEFWQQPTSEKAREKTLVQLLKEIHKEYKIDLLYEAKKLPNVKVNFSTEGFNNVEEMLKALLTPHGLQAQSVQPNTWAIVPLPEDKAPRPKSSGPAKQDTNGDESTNTMPMMKLNGASAMMITGVAADTVRKVKVTGRITDGENGTPLPGVSVQIKGETRGAQADGEGKYSLDVSTGKTLVFSLLGYEGKEVVVAGDRSIDVTLDVSNRALNEVVVVGYGTQRKSLVTGAISSVRAADIASVSSSRIEQALQGRTAGVTVLPVSGSPGSGMRVRIRGTGSNGSSEPLYIIDGMRAGGIEYLDPSEIASMEVLKDAASAAIYGAEGANGVVIITTKSGPKDGSTRVDYSMQYGRQSIKNPMKMMNAEQYTQYVKDAGTPGTIPDPAAWKGKTGTEWFEEIAQTAPLQRHALTISGGSEKSSYLIGGTLFRQDGVIGGDRARFDRYTVRINTDHKVKPWLTVGNRLSYAYHKRNGVTEDDEFGSVISNAILLDPLMPTVFTGPLSTRAQNALNAGFNLVKDPNGRYYGVSDYVFGEAGNPLAQMAITRDGTAQHKIVGSLYAEAELMKGLKLTSRFGLDAAFLRNHGWHPTFWFSAERMNTVPGSFDKNENWYNWQWENYLTYNKKVGQHDFTVMAGMSSLKRGYDRLEGTASGMFKERDNFSYPDFMPDDQDRIAGTQTSTTMVSYYGRLLYDYKGKYLFNATLRRDGSSLLPPENTWGTFPSVSAGWIVSNEAFFPNIPLNYLKLRASWGRNGSIANINIGDWQALITTQNISYPDVNDNFFVGAEPANLENRHLKWEASEQFDVGADMGFFDNRLSFTVDYYNKITRGLLTPGSAPNVVGNVLRIVNGGTVSNKGIELELSYRNDQKNAFTYEIGANMTTIKNEVTSSNEFVDRIAGSGVGVGWTASWFEKGLPIWYFRGYKTAGIFQNQKQVDDYLAKTTMTVNPKPGDPIIVDTDGDGVISNSDHTNIGSPHPDVIFGGRVNLAFKGFDLLVFVQGQIGNEVLMGFNRVDRPTGNRPAFFYTDRWTGEGSTNTWFAPNTSSEFVYNSDFMLFDGSYTRIRQLQLGYTLPASLLKRAKIRNARIYASLDNYFTFTKYKGMDPEAGSEDNNSLGIDRGVYPIPRTALVGLSFSF
- a CDS encoding RagB/SusD family nutrient uptake outer membrane protein; this encodes MKHSIIRYTFLSLTALFLGSGCAKSFLDQEIPGRSPDQEFYATDADAQAATFAAYDFLQADYNWGWASILLVKTFPSDESNAGGSGPADQPSYQALDNFTFESQNEAVLWTWRVCYFGAYRCNQVINRVKGETDLQKRLIAESKVLRAHFYFDLVGLWGDVPLILKDLTSAEYSKIPRAKKAEVYAQMEKDLKEAIPLLPVKSAYPASERFRVSKGAAQALLGKVYLYQQKWPEAAAAFNDVITSHEYDLEADFAKVFSNAGEFGIESVFEVPFSSRKGFDWGNFPWATFRLIESNIHVQLQGPRSDFYTKAPNDSLQAGWGFNLPKPKLYNAYVAAGDVKRRQNTVMSVGELVANGGAWTAPTAWDYEGFFQRKYGSFEGQTSSEGGAVPDLNYGNNIRLIRYADVLLMAAEAYYRAGNEGRAREELKKVRVRAGLGEITATGDALFNAIVNERFLELAFEGFRYMDLVRWGKAEAELGALGYKANKHELLPIPNEDVRIGNIEQNKGYN